A portion of the Paenibacillus marchantiae genome contains these proteins:
- a CDS encoding DeoR/GlpR family DNA-binding transcription regulator yields the protein MFQEERMQLIIEHLRKHNRISADDIVSLFDVSRDTARRDLIKLEEQDAIIRTRGGAILPVPPDEHRSYKDRLLHISNEKRAIGKLAAAIVRQGEHIILDSSTTVQTCAENLNGKSCTVITNSIYSADLLSNHTAVEIRLLGGKVDKEQRYVYGTSVIETLSHYYVDKAFIGIGGITMDGFSASEEEGKIKHKMMQAAKQVIVLADHSKFDKRYGYRFADWSLVDMLITDQWPSQDWRTFLAEQQVEILIPEPTIEKEL from the coding sequence TTGTTTCAGGAAGAACGAATGCAGCTGATTATTGAACATTTGCGTAAACACAATCGCATCTCAGCTGATGATATTGTATCCCTCTTTGACGTTTCCCGGGACACAGCACGAAGGGATCTGATCAAACTCGAAGAACAGGATGCCATTATCCGAACGCGCGGCGGTGCAATTCTCCCCGTTCCACCAGACGAGCACCGATCCTATAAAGATCGTTTGCTCCACATTTCCAATGAAAAAAGAGCTATTGGCAAGCTAGCCGCTGCTATCGTCCGCCAAGGCGAACACATTATTCTGGATTCTTCCACTACAGTGCAGACTTGTGCCGAAAATCTAAATGGCAAGTCCTGTACTGTCATCACCAATTCCATTTATTCGGCTGATCTTCTCTCCAATCATACTGCTGTCGAGATTCGTTTGCTGGGCGGCAAAGTCGATAAGGAGCAACGTTATGTCTATGGTACTTCAGTGATTGAAACTCTTTCCCATTATTATGTAGACAAAGCCTTTATCGGCATTGGCGGAATTACGATGGATGGCTTCAGTGCCTCTGAAGAAGAAGGAAAGATCAAGCACAAAATGATGCAGGCTGCAAAACAGGTTATTGTACTCGCTGACCATTCCAAGTTTGATAAGCGTTATGGTTATCGTTTTGCGGACTGGTCACTCGTTGATATGTTAATTACAGATCAATGGCCTTCCCAAGATTGGCGGACTTTTCTAGCCGAGCAACAAGTCGAGATTCTCATTCCTGAACCTACAATTGAAAAGGAGTTGTAA
- a CDS encoding urease accessory protein UreD: MNINIWMTMLPLRICIPTLMSTERLTATNPSSSSHGVEHGPNRSTGEAVIRRSELRATFALQGGRTVMTDRYYSAPLRFSRSFRPPGGGDELCVYTSDVSPGVLNGDHYRSEWQLGQNTHLMLSSTSATRLHPTPTVPSSVNHNFRLEQGAVLEYFPECVIPFKGSSSSLTTTFELGEQAILAYADIWSAGRIHRGEVFQFKRYRSLTEIWQGKQLAVWDHFGLEPESDDPKSSAALLNYTHTAALWMIAPGLGAAQLESVRSILPPDGRMLAGASLLATGGIGVRLLGMAAWELQEQCLQIWNTLRSDLLGKPSLTFRK, from the coding sequence TTGAACATCAATATATGGATGACGATGCTTCCGCTGCGCATCTGCATACCCACACTCATGAGCACGGAACGACTCACAGCCACTAATCCTTCTTCCTCTTCACATGGAGTTGAACATGGACCGAACCGCAGTACCGGAGAGGCCGTGATACGCCGCAGCGAGCTTCGGGCCACTTTCGCCCTCCAAGGCGGGCGCACCGTCATGACCGATCGGTATTATAGCGCCCCTCTGCGGTTCAGTCGATCCTTTCGACCTCCGGGTGGCGGAGATGAATTATGTGTATACACCTCAGACGTCTCTCCAGGCGTGCTGAACGGTGATCATTATCGATCCGAATGGCAATTGGGCCAGAACACTCACTTAATGCTAAGCAGTACATCAGCCACGAGGCTTCATCCAACACCTACTGTTCCGTCATCTGTGAACCATAACTTTCGACTGGAGCAAGGAGCGGTGCTGGAGTACTTCCCTGAATGCGTTATCCCGTTTAAAGGCAGCTCATCATCACTCACCACGACCTTTGAGCTGGGTGAACAAGCAATACTTGCGTATGCTGATATCTGGTCCGCTGGACGGATTCATCGGGGAGAAGTCTTTCAGTTCAAGCGATATCGAAGTCTGACAGAAATCTGGCAAGGGAAGCAATTGGCCGTATGGGATCACTTCGGGCTCGAACCAGAGTCGGACGATCCAAAATCATCCGCAGCGTTGTTAAACTACACCCATACTGCAGCTTTATGGATGATTGCCCCCGGATTGGGCGCAGCACAGTTGGAGTCCGTACGGTCCATTCTTCCCCCAGATGGTCGCATGCTTGCCGGGGCTAGTTTGCTCGCTACAGGCGGGATTGGTGTTCGTTTGCTCGGAATGGCTGCTTGGGAACTTCAGGAGCAATGCCTTCAGATCTGGAACACCCTTCGCTCCGATCTTTTGGGTAAACCTAGCCTCACATTCCGCAAGTGA
- a CDS encoding ArsR/SmtB family transcription factor codes for MNTYPNISVIASLIADPSRAIFLEALLDGRALPAGELAYMAGVTPQTASSHLAKLVEGGLLVVEQQGRHRYYRLAGKEVAFLIETMGSIAAPVQVRSLKQSNQLQHLSFARTCYGHLAGKLGISLCEALLREGYLEEPEDEQAKDYHITEKGIQWFTSFGIMLEGKAGSRRAVARKCLDWSERRHHISGVLGDELGRRLSELDWTRQKEGSRSVEVTEAGKKGLYEVLGISL; via the coding sequence ATGAATACCTATCCGAATATTTCTGTGATTGCATCGTTAATTGCTGATCCCAGTCGTGCTATTTTTTTGGAAGCTTTGTTGGATGGTCGTGCACTTCCTGCAGGTGAACTAGCTTACATGGCGGGTGTTACTCCTCAAACAGCAAGCAGTCATCTCGCCAAGCTGGTCGAAGGCGGGCTGCTCGTCGTTGAACAGCAAGGACGACATCGATACTATCGTCTCGCAGGCAAAGAGGTTGCTTTTCTGATTGAGACGATGGGTAGTATCGCCGCACCAGTACAAGTGAGATCTCTCAAACAATCCAACCAGCTTCAACATCTAAGCTTTGCTCGAACCTGTTATGGGCATCTTGCCGGAAAATTGGGGATATCGTTGTGTGAAGCTTTATTACGGGAAGGTTATCTCGAAGAACCTGAGGATGAGCAGGCCAAGGATTACCACATTACAGAGAAAGGGATTCAATGGTTCACTTCTTTTGGCATTATGCTTGAAGGGAAAGCCGGATCACGCCGCGCTGTGGCTCGCAAGTGTCTGGATTGGAGTGAGCGTCGTCACCATATCTCCGGAGTACTGGGAGACGAACTGGGACGCCGCTTGTCTGAGCTGGACTGGACCCGCCAGAAGGAAGGCAGCCGTTCCGTGGAAGTCACGGAAGCTGGCAAGAAGGGTTTGTACGAGGTATTGGGCATTTCATTATAG
- a CDS encoding SprT family protein gives MENEELQQWIEQVSLDHFGVPFTHEALFNRRLTTTGGRYMLKSHRIEINPHQLEAYGREEVEKIIKHELCHYHLHIRGRGYQHRDPEFKALLQKVGGSRFCQSLPDGKGRKPLPYRYKLVCMSCGTEYLRKRKVDPKRYRCGRCAGKLGIHTI, from the coding sequence ATGGAAAATGAGGAATTGCAGCAATGGATTGAGCAGGTGTCACTCGATCATTTCGGGGTTCCGTTCACTCACGAGGCGCTGTTTAACCGTCGTCTGACGACTACAGGTGGGCGTTATATGCTCAAGAGTCACCGAATAGAGATTAATCCTCATCAGCTCGAAGCCTATGGGCGGGAAGAGGTTGAGAAAATCATCAAGCATGAGCTTTGTCATTACCATCTGCACATTCGTGGACGCGGCTACCAACACCGGGACCCTGAATTTAAAGCCTTGTTGCAGAAGGTGGGCGGTTCGCGATTCTGCCAGTCCCTTCCGGATGGAAAGGGTAGAAAGCCATTACCGTATCGCTATAAGCTGGTGTGCATGAGCTGTGGCACGGAATATTTGCGTAAACGCAAAGTTGATCCGAAGCGGTACCGCTGTGGTCGATGTGCCGGCAAGTTGGGGATTCATACCATCTGA
- a CDS encoding urease accessory protein UreF — MMMHSGTKLLRYVQLLDSALPIGGFSHSFGLEAYTHDGRIRTTAQLEQFIRGQLHSSLVRLDGLAIKGVYQAIEQQDAALLALYDKRVHAQRTPRELRESGHKMGKRLLKLARSLYPWMDFSLIDEAVQEHGAFCGITTIHGYINYQLEIGLDEAVTGHLYTSVNAYVNSALRLLPIGQTEAQMLIQKLLNDIDSEWSQIRDNDPEDMHSLGIAQEIHAMRHESLPARLFMS, encoded by the coding sequence ATGATGATGCACAGCGGCACGAAATTACTCCGTTATGTTCAACTGCTGGATTCGGCCTTGCCCATTGGCGGGTTCTCCCACTCGTTCGGTCTGGAGGCATACACTCATGACGGTAGAATACGGACCACCGCCCAGCTTGAACAATTCATTCGCGGCCAGCTTCATTCCAGCCTCGTACGGCTTGATGGTCTTGCCATCAAGGGTGTCTACCAAGCCATTGAGCAACAGGATGCCGCCCTTCTAGCCCTTTACGACAAACGTGTACACGCCCAGCGAACCCCCAGGGAACTACGGGAAAGTGGGCACAAGATGGGTAAGCGATTACTCAAACTCGCGAGATCACTATATCCGTGGATGGACTTTTCTCTAATCGATGAAGCCGTACAGGAACACGGTGCATTTTGCGGCATTACAACCATTCACGGCTACATCAATTATCAGCTGGAAATTGGACTGGACGAAGCCGTCACCGGACATCTGTACACCTCAGTTAATGCTTATGTAAATAGCGCTCTGCGTCTTCTGCCCATCGGGCAAACCGAAGCACAGATGCTTATCCAAAAACTTTTGAATGATATTGATTCTGAATGGTCTCAAATTCGGGATAACGACCCGGAAGACATGCACAGCTTAGGTATTGCCCAGGAAATCCATGCTATGCGGCACGAGAGCCTGCCAGCCCGTCTGTTTATGTCCTAA
- the cmpA gene encoding cortex morphogenetic protein CmpA has protein sequence MPQWLCNQLMRAFHKKDSRQIKLLNECWFFYRNKPTSGTPRSADSEL, from the coding sequence TTGCCTCAATGGCTTTGCAATCAACTGATGCGTGCATTTCACAAAAAAGACAGCAGACAGATCAAGCTGCTGAACGAATGCTGGTTCTTTTACCGAAACAAACCGACAAGTGGCACCCCGCGCAGCGCGGACAGCGAACTCTAA
- a CDS encoding MgtC/SapB family protein — MEMEYLMRVLIAGICGVLIGYERKNRMKEAGIRTHFVVAVGAALMMIVSKYGFQDQAGWANLSLDPSRIAAQVVSGVGFIGAGMIFTQRHTVRGLTTAAGIWATAGMGLAVGSGLYWTGAGVTLLIVVAQMLLHRPTRWLVSARTETLTIRLLKEGDTLKTVLALLGQEKISVVGFKTEQQISTDSGEETVLEFTLQLPGSYRAEQLIVLLQDVPHVRSVDMR; from the coding sequence ATGGAAATGGAATACTTAATGCGTGTACTCATAGCTGGCATATGCGGCGTGTTGATCGGATATGAGCGCAAGAACCGAATGAAGGAAGCGGGGATACGTACACACTTTGTTGTTGCGGTGGGTGCAGCATTGATGATGATTGTATCTAAGTATGGCTTTCAGGATCAGGCAGGCTGGGCGAATCTCTCGCTTGACCCATCCAGGATTGCCGCACAGGTGGTCAGTGGGGTTGGCTTCATTGGAGCCGGGATGATCTTCACACAGCGCCACACGGTCCGGGGATTGACGACAGCGGCGGGAATCTGGGCGACTGCAGGAATGGGACTGGCTGTGGGTTCGGGATTGTATTGGACTGGGGCTGGGGTAACGCTGCTTATTGTAGTGGCACAGATGCTGCTGCATCGGCCGACACGCTGGTTGGTGTCCGCGAGAACAGAGACGCTGACCATTCGACTGCTAAAGGAAGGGGACACCCTCAAAACCGTTTTGGCTTTGCTTGGACAGGAGAAAATCTCGGTGGTTGGGTTCAAAACAGAACAGCAAATAAGCACAGACTCCGGGGAGGAGACTGTACTTGAATTCACTCTGCAACTGCCTGGATCATATAGGGCCGAGCAATTAATTGTTTTATTACAGGATGTGCCTCACGTTCGATCCGTTGATATGAGGTGA
- a CDS encoding flavin reductase family protein, which translates to MKEETMYTNDRSQEEFGSEHQVGWTSELIQHEVITPSILYYGTPVLLLSTLNEDGTTNLSPLSSSWALGDCLVLGVGIQGKAFENLSRHPECVINLPDASMWEQVEGLGRYTGIYPVPEEKRRMGFEFCDDKFAVSGLTPQSSVQVEPDKIEECPLQIEAAVQHIRIPEHTPFMAIVEVKALKVHAHTRLISGLNKINPEKWNPLIYNFRHYYGLGERYGESFRAEK; encoded by the coding sequence ATGAAGGAAGAAACAATGTATACCAATGATAGATCGCAAGAAGAGTTTGGATCAGAGCATCAAGTGGGCTGGACCAGCGAATTGATACAGCACGAGGTGATAACTCCAAGTATTTTGTACTATGGCACACCTGTATTGCTGCTGAGCACGTTAAATGAAGATGGAACGACGAATCTGTCTCCGCTTTCTTCATCCTGGGCACTTGGAGACTGCTTGGTACTTGGAGTCGGTATTCAGGGCAAAGCCTTTGAGAACCTGAGTCGTCATCCCGAATGTGTGATTAATCTGCCGGATGCATCCATGTGGGAGCAGGTTGAGGGACTGGGGCGTTATACCGGAATATATCCCGTTCCTGAGGAGAAAAGGAGGATGGGATTTGAGTTTTGCGATGATAAATTTGCCGTCTCTGGACTGACACCCCAAAGTTCAGTTCAGGTTGAGCCGGATAAAATAGAGGAATGTCCGCTCCAGATTGAAGCCGCGGTACAACACATTCGTATTCCCGAACATACACCTTTCATGGCCATTGTGGAAGTGAAAGCGTTGAAGGTACACGCACATACCCGACTGATTTCAGGTTTGAACAAGATTAACCCAGAGAAGTGGAACCCTTTAATTTATAATTTCCGACACTATTATGGACTTGGAGAAAGGTATGGGGAGAGTTTTAGGGCAGAGAAGTGA
- a CDS encoding hydrolase/acyltransferase has product MPTMRYVILQQEQQLQFVEMPADYAYQLSALNLRLHKEIDKLTAANVPVLPWAIAECDNLDLLDEKLSIIGGLDYINALEQSFAALRESEYPLISLLTEIRALQAQLEQWYEEEMESL; this is encoded by the coding sequence ATGCCTACAATGCGCTACGTCATCCTGCAGCAGGAACAGCAATTGCAGTTTGTGGAAATGCCTGCCGATTACGCTTATCAACTCAGTGCGCTCAACCTGCGCCTGCACAAAGAAATTGACAAACTTACCGCAGCAAATGTACCTGTTCTGCCTTGGGCAATCGCTGAATGTGACAATCTTGATCTTCTGGACGAGAAACTCTCCATCATCGGAGGCCTTGATTATATCAATGCGCTTGAACAAAGCTTTGCAGCACTAAGAGAGAGTGAATATCCTTTGATTTCCCTGCTCACTGAGATCCGGGCGCTTCAGGCTCAATTAGAGCAATGGTATGAAGAAGAGATGGAATCACTCTAA
- a CDS encoding Cof-type HAD-IIB family hydrolase, whose product MKLFATDLDGTLLNRDSQISPENAAAIHKAQQEGLKITIATGRVYSDVLTISSEGGINTPVIGSNGATIHDANGERLFHLPLERETAASVMQWLEDHHCYYEASTQQGIYAPISSHEAMLAEMDRILGSSPGEDIERLIRAVKKHYDKKDYHRVNSHQEIPSEAYIYNIMAFSMDPAQLQQGREYFASRSDVAMVVSSEHNFEMQHPDVSKGNALSKLAAHLNISMEDTAAIGDNFNDVSMLKMAGLGIAMGNAEPEIKALAKAISLTNVEHGVAHAIQCVLEGKPVSRPETVVEGGQ is encoded by the coding sequence ATGAAATTATTTGCTACCGATTTAGATGGAACCCTATTGAACAGAGATAGTCAGATCAGCCCGGAAAACGCAGCTGCAATCCATAAGGCGCAACAAGAAGGATTGAAGATTACGATTGCTACAGGTCGGGTCTATTCCGACGTATTAACTATAAGCAGCGAAGGCGGAATTAACACACCAGTCATCGGCTCCAACGGAGCTACCATCCACGATGCCAACGGTGAACGCCTATTCCATCTTCCACTTGAGCGTGAAACGGCCGCATCCGTCATGCAGTGGCTGGAAGATCATCATTGCTACTACGAGGCCTCCACACAACAGGGTATTTACGCTCCTATAAGCAGCCACGAGGCGATGCTCGCTGAGATGGATCGCATCCTGGGTTCGAGTCCTGGGGAGGATATTGAACGCCTTATTCGAGCTGTTAAGAAGCACTATGACAAGAAAGACTATCACCGCGTAAACTCCCATCAGGAAATCCCTTCCGAAGCTTACATTTACAATATTATGGCCTTTTCAATGGATCCGGCTCAATTGCAGCAGGGACGCGAATACTTTGCTTCTCGCTCCGATGTAGCCATGGTGGTGTCCTCTGAACACAACTTTGAAATGCAGCATCCTGATGTATCCAAAGGTAACGCCTTAAGCAAACTGGCAGCTCATCTGAACATTTCCATGGAAGATACAGCAGCCATTGGTGATAACTTCAACGATGTATCCATGCTGAAAATGGCAGGACTCGGTATTGCCATGGGCAATGCTGAACCGGAGATTAAGGCGCTTGCCAAGGCTATCTCTTTGACCAATGTGGAGCATGGTGTCGCACATGCCATTCAGTGTGTTCTTGAAGGCAAGCCCGTTTCCCGGCCGGAGACCGTCGTTGAAGGCGGTCAGTAA
- a CDS encoding urease subunit gamma, protein MHWTEQEKEKLLITVAANLARERRGRGLKLNVPEAIALLTSELMERARDGMSVAELMRYGGTILTREDCMEGVSDMIPEVQVEATFPDGTKLVTVHEPIR, encoded by the coding sequence TTGCACTGGACTGAGCAGGAAAAAGAAAAACTCCTGATTACCGTGGCTGCTAACCTCGCCCGCGAACGCAGAGGACGTGGACTTAAACTGAATGTTCCTGAAGCTATCGCATTGTTGACCTCAGAACTCATGGAACGTGCACGCGATGGGATGAGTGTTGCAGAGTTGATGAGATACGGCGGCACGATCCTGACACGCGAAGACTGCATGGAAGGTGTATCCGATATGATTCCTGAGGTACAGGTGGAAGCCACTTTTCCTGACGGAACAAAACTGGTCACTGTCCACGAACCTATACGCTGA
- the ureG gene encoding urease accessory protein UreG, whose amino-acid sequence MCGGANHTHHAEWERKVFDRSRPMRIGIGGPVGSGKTALVEKLSKALRTRYSLAVITNDIYTKEDAEILLRQNALAPERIIGVETGGCPHTAIREDASMNFEAVDELIERFPDLQLIFIESGGDNLSAAFSPELADVFIYIIDVAQGEKLPRKGGPGITRSDLLLINKTDLAPYVGASLQVMKDDTERVREGRPYVMSNLMSGEGVSEIVHWLEHQYMDDDASAAHLHTHTHEHGTTHSH is encoded by the coding sequence ATGTGTGGAGGAGCTAATCATACGCATCATGCGGAATGGGAACGTAAGGTATTTGATCGGAGTCGTCCGATGCGAATCGGAATCGGTGGGCCGGTAGGTTCAGGAAAAACGGCCCTAGTAGAGAAGCTGTCCAAGGCACTGCGTACACGCTACAGCCTGGCCGTTATTACCAATGATATTTACACAAAGGAAGATGCCGAGATTTTGCTGCGTCAGAATGCGCTCGCGCCGGAACGTATTATCGGTGTAGAGACAGGAGGCTGCCCACATACCGCTATTCGCGAGGATGCTTCAATGAATTTTGAAGCCGTTGATGAGTTGATTGAACGCTTCCCGGACTTGCAACTGATCTTTATCGAAAGCGGCGGCGACAATCTCTCTGCTGCATTCAGCCCTGAACTGGCGGACGTATTCATTTACATTATTGATGTGGCTCAAGGGGAAAAACTGCCTCGCAAAGGCGGTCCAGGTATTACACGTTCTGACCTGCTACTGATTAATAAGACCGACCTCGCCCCTTATGTTGGCGCAAGTCTGCAAGTGATGAAGGATGATACTGAACGGGTACGCGAAGGACGGCCTTATGTGATGTCGAACCTGATGAGTGGTGAAGGGGTATCCGAAATCGTCCATTGGCTTGAACATCAATATATGGATGACGATGCTTCCGCTGCGCATCTGCATACCCACACTCATGAGCACGGAACGACTCACAGCCACTAA
- a CDS encoding helix-turn-helix domain-containing protein — translation MQSIYERIEHLIAERGMTKKAFCQQLKISTGNLGDWKRGKSIPSTNKLIEIASFFDVSLDWLMIGRPSKEAMVREKREDYFFDVLRQLNCQESELSTVEQSFISEYIEFTRYRKSKESRDSGDFRYKGEDKPKGDDLL, via the coding sequence ATGCAGTCGATCTATGAGCGAATTGAACACCTGATTGCCGAACGAGGAATGACCAAGAAGGCTTTCTGCCAACAGCTGAAGATCAGCACGGGCAATCTGGGTGACTGGAAACGCGGTAAATCTATTCCGAGTACGAATAAACTAATTGAGATTGCTTCGTTTTTTGATGTGAGCCTTGATTGGCTCATGATTGGGCGTCCATCCAAGGAGGCGATGGTACGGGAAAAACGGGAGGATTATTTTTTTGACGTGTTGCGGCAATTGAATTGCCAAGAAAGCGAATTATCGACTGTGGAACAGTCTTTTATCAGTGAATATATTGAATTTACCCGTTATCGTAAATCCAAGGAAAGCAGAGATTCAGGCGACTTTCGTTACAAGGGAGAAGATAAGCCCAAAGGAGACGATCTGTTGTAG
- the ureC gene encoding urease subunit alpha, which yields MKRMSREQYASMFGPTTGDAVRLADTELWAEIEHDYAVYGDESKFGGGKVIRDGMGQSTSALRSDGTPDTVITNAVIIDHWGIVKADIGIRDGFICAIGKSGNPDTMDGVDPALVIGASTEIIAGEGMIVTAGGIDTHIHFICPQQIQTALSSGVTTMIGGGTGPATGTKATTCTPGAWHIHRMLESAEAFPMNIGYLGKGNSSSTAPLIEQIEAGVIGLKLHEDWGTTPSAIDACLTAAGEHDVQVAIHTDTLNETGFLENTLAAINGRTIHTYHTEGAGGGHAPDIIRAAGESYVIPSSTNPTRPYTRNTVEEHLDMLMVCHHLDPSIPEDVAFADSRIRPETIAAEDILHDLGVFSIISSDSQAMGRVGEVIIRTWQTADKMKKQRGKLELTSGSPSDNDRIKRYIAKYTINPAIAHGIGHLVGSVEVGKLADLIVWNPAYFGVKPEMVIKGGMITFAQMGDPNASIPTPQPVFGRPMFGAYGGALAKGSITFVSQAAADAGIKEMLGLNKRVEPVKGCRSVSKKDMIHNDVTPIIEVDPETYEVRADGELLTCEPADELPMAQRYFMF from the coding sequence ATGAAACGAATGAGCCGCGAACAATACGCGTCCATGTTCGGGCCTACAACCGGGGATGCCGTCAGATTGGCGGATACGGAACTATGGGCGGAGATTGAGCATGATTACGCTGTCTATGGGGACGAAAGCAAATTCGGTGGCGGTAAGGTTATTCGTGACGGGATGGGTCAGTCCACATCTGCCCTTCGCAGTGATGGCACACCTGATACCGTCATTACCAACGCCGTCATCATCGATCATTGGGGGATTGTCAAAGCGGACATCGGTATTCGCGATGGCTTCATCTGCGCAATCGGCAAATCCGGCAACCCGGATACAATGGATGGAGTCGATCCCGCGCTGGTTATTGGCGCATCGACCGAAATCATTGCCGGAGAAGGCATGATTGTGACCGCTGGAGGCATTGATACCCATATTCATTTTATTTGTCCACAACAGATTCAAACGGCATTATCTTCAGGAGTAACAACCATGATCGGCGGCGGTACAGGACCTGCAACTGGCACCAAAGCCACCACCTGTACACCCGGAGCCTGGCACATTCACCGGATGCTGGAGTCCGCAGAGGCATTTCCCATGAATATCGGTTATCTAGGTAAAGGCAATAGTTCCAGCACCGCTCCATTAATTGAACAGATTGAAGCCGGTGTCATTGGACTGAAGCTGCATGAAGATTGGGGCACAACGCCAAGCGCTATAGATGCCTGTCTGACCGCGGCCGGAGAACATGATGTTCAAGTAGCCATTCATACCGATACGCTGAACGAGACCGGATTTCTCGAAAATACACTGGCGGCCATTAACGGACGCACAATCCACACCTACCATACAGAAGGTGCTGGCGGCGGACACGCGCCGGATATTATTCGCGCTGCCGGAGAGTCTTACGTCATCCCCTCTTCGACCAACCCAACACGTCCTTACACACGCAATACCGTAGAAGAACATCTTGATATGCTGATGGTTTGTCACCATCTGGACCCGTCTATCCCTGAAGACGTTGCTTTTGCTGATTCACGTATTCGTCCCGAAACGATCGCGGCCGAAGACATTTTGCATGATCTTGGTGTATTCAGCATCATCAGTTCCGATTCGCAAGCGATGGGCCGGGTTGGCGAAGTCATTATTCGCACCTGGCAAACTGCCGACAAGATGAAAAAGCAGCGAGGCAAACTTGAACTGACCTCAGGCTCCCCGTCCGATAATGATCGGATCAAAAGGTATATCGCCAAATATACGATCAATCCAGCTATTGCTCACGGCATAGGCCATCTCGTCGGTTCCGTGGAGGTTGGCAAGCTTGCAGACCTGATCGTCTGGAACCCGGCCTATTTCGGGGTAAAGCCCGAGATGGTTATCAAGGGCGGTATGATCACTTTCGCCCAGATGGGTGACCCCAACGCATCGATCCCTACGCCGCAGCCCGTATTCGGCAGACCGATGTTCGGTGCTTACGGCGGTGCACTCGCCAAAGGGTCGATCACTTTTGTCTCCCAAGCCGCAGCAGATGCAGGAATCAAGGAGATGCTAGGCTTGAACAAGCGTGTGGAACCCGTCAAAGGCTGCCGATCAGTGAGCAAAAAGGATATGATTCACAACGACGTGACACCCATCATTGAAGTCGATCCCGAAACCTATGAGGTACGGGCTGATGGCGAGCTTCTCACCTGTGAGCCCGCAGACGAATTACCGATGGCACAACGCTATTTCATGTTTTGA
- a CDS encoding urease subunit beta: protein MIPGEYRLKQDDEIVCHPDRLTVRLIVLNRGDRPVQVGSHVHFYEVNAALDFDRLSAFGHRLHIPAGTAVRFEPGEEKPVELTTFGGKRQIYGFNGLTEGSADQPPDPQKLETFLKTFAPPMQDGGDPL, encoded by the coding sequence ATGATCCCAGGTGAATATCGCTTAAAACAGGATGATGAGATCGTCTGTCATCCCGATCGCTTAACCGTGCGTCTGATTGTACTGAACCGCGGCGACCGTCCCGTTCAGGTCGGTTCTCACGTTCACTTCTATGAAGTCAATGCTGCGCTGGACTTTGATCGCCTTTCCGCTTTTGGGCACCGTCTGCATATTCCGGCAGGCACCGCTGTTCGTTTTGAACCTGGTGAAGAAAAACCGGTCGAACTCACCACATTCGGTGGCAAACGTCAGATTTATGGATTTAACGGATTAACCGAAGGATCGGCAGATCAGCCACCTGATCCACAGAAACTAGAAACATTTCTGAAGACATTTGCACCCCCTATGCAGGACGGAGGGGACCCTTTATGA